In the genome of Hyphomicrobium sp. ghe19, the window ACCCTGAATTTGCCTGCGCCAATCTTTCCGGAAGCCGTCCAACGCCTTAAAATTCAGAAAGCAATGGTGATGCGGCGGCGCGCTTCGCGAACACCGGGACGGCCGGAACGTTCATGCAGATGCGATGGTTACTGACCTGCGATGGTTGCCGCCTGAACCGGGCAAGCCGACATCGTCCAATTTGATCTATTTCCTTGGCAATGAAGTTGGATCGTTCGGCGCAAGATCAGCACGCCCATCAACGCTGGAGAGAACGCCATGTCCGATCTGATCGTTATCGTTTATCCGACCGAGGCGAAAGCCGAGGAAATGCGCGCGAAGCTTCTCGATCTTCAAAATCAGTATCTGCTGTCGATCGGCGATGCAGTCATCGCGGTGAGGCGTGAAGACGGCAAGGTGAAGCTCAATCAGCTCTTGAACACGACGGCGGCGGGCGCTGTAACCGGCGGCTTTTGGGGCACCCTGGTCGGCCTGATCTTTCTGATGCCGCTATTGGGCGCGGCGGTCGGCGTCGCCTCCGGAGCGCTGGGCGGGGCACTGGCCGACTATGGCATCAACGACGACTTCATGAAGCAGCTCGCGTCCAAGCTTAAGCCTGGAAGTGCCGCCCTGTTTGTCGAAATCCGGAAGATGACGGAAGACAAGGTGTTGGAGGCGATCAGAGGCACGGGCGGCGAGCTGCTGCAGACGTCGCTCGATCATACGAAGGAGCAAGCTCTGCGAGAGGCAATTTCCGCTCACTTGCCGCCGCCTTCGGAAGGGTCGCCAACAATGCCCATGGAGGGCGCCCAGCCGCCGAATCCAAATCCGACGTCCTAATTTCCATGGCAGCCGCTTGTCGGGTTGCACTTGAAGCGCGTCGCGCACCATGGGACCGTCCCGCGCATCGGGCAGATCCGCGTGAGCGATGGTGCTGCGGCTAGCGTAGGGTCAATTGAAGAACGACCAGGGCAAATCCGGTTCCTTCGGCTTGCTGCCCTTTTTGGTTTTGGCAGCAGACGCCGGAGCTTCCGAAGTTTCGCCCGATAGACCGTCCGAAATCGACGGCTTGGTCGAGATTTTCTTGTAGCGGGACGCTTTGTGCTTCGATCCAGGCGGTGCCATTGCGGCGACGTCTGTTTCCTCCGACGGCGTAGGCGCAGGCGACATCGGCCATACAATCGAGCGCGCCGCGATCGGATTTGCGGCCTTTTTTGCGGACTTTGCAGCGATGGCCTTAAGGGCCGCGTCGTCATAGGACGCGATCGTCTCGATCTGCCCCTTGGGTACGAAGTGGACGACCTTGAAGCCGCGCTGCTGAAGTTCCTTCAATAAATCGGGGAGCATGGCGGCCGTCCACGCGTGAATATCGTGCATCAAAATGATGCCCTTCTTGGTCTTCGCAAGCTGGGCAAGGATGCGTTGCTCGACAACTTTCGGGCTGCGCGTCAGGTAGTCCTTGGAGTCGACGTCGACCCAGATCGCTCCGATATCCCGGTCCTTGAGATAACCCGAGGTCTGCTTGGTTCCGTTCAGATAGGGAAAGCGGAAAAGCGGCGCGACGGGTGCTCCCTTGGCCAACGATACCGTCGAAATCGAAGCTTCGATTTCCTGCTGGGCTTTGGCCAGCGAGACGGCGCGGAGATTCTTATGCGACCACGTATGCGTGCCGACGGTGTGGCCTGCAGCCGCTACTTCCCGAACCATCGCGGGATCGGAGAGGGCCATCTGGCCGACCATGAAGAAGGTCGCTTTGGTGCATTGGTCGGCGAGCGCTTTGAGAATGGGCTTCGTCACCGATCGCGCCGGACCGTCGTCGAACGTGAGGACGACTTCGCCATCGTTGAGCAGCTGTTGAGCGCCCCGGTAGTCGCCGCCGATATCGCCGCCCGCTGCCGGGTCGATTTCGACGACGCGCGAGACACCCAAGCGCGTCGTATCACCGGCGCAGGCGTCCAACTTAACGGAGTCGCCGGCTTCGAACTCGGCCGAAAGCGGATTGTACGCTGCAAACGCCAAAAGCGACGCCAAGGCCGCAATGTAAATCGAAGGTTGCCGCATCTTTCTCGCTTCGTGCCCAGAACGAAGCTGCACTTGTACGGGCGAGCACATCAATGTTCAAGGAATGGGCATTACGGGCCATCGATCGCTTTTCTTCTGTTACTGAATAGCCGCGATAACGGGCGGGCCGTTTAAATGGCAGGCAGGACTGCGGTTGTGCAGGGCGGCTGACATCGCGTGCCGCGTGCTGCATAGAGGCAATCCGCGTCACAGAAACGTTAAATTGGAAGGTGCAGCAGATGGCGGTCAGCGTCATGCCGGTGGTGGCGAGCGACGAGCAAGAGTGGCTAATGCTCTTTCGGGATTACATCGCTTTCTACAAGGCGAGCGTGCCCAAGGATGTCATCGCGCTGACGTGGCGCCGTCTTCTCGCCCGAGAGGATAACATGATGGCGCTGATTGCTCGCGACGCCGAGGGGCGCGCGGTCGGCCTTGCGGCTATCGTCTTCCATCGGTCGACTTGGTCGCCCACCTGGTATTGCTATCTTGAAGATCTCTTCGTCGCGTCAGACGTGCGCGGGCAGGGTGTCGGCCAGGCGCTGATCGCGGCGACGTACGCGGAAGCGGATCGCCGCGGTGCGGACCGGACGTATTGGGCGACCCAGGACGACAATGCGACGGCTCGCAAGCTTTACGACCGCGTCGGTCAGCTGACGGAGTTCGTCCAGTACCGGCGATAGGCCGTTCGTCAGACGAGGCCGTCGATGTGGTCGAAGAGTTCGACGGCTTGCGGATAGGCTCCGAGAATTTGGGACATCTCGCCGGAAAGCTCGCGCAACCTGACTTTTTGTGCCGAGGTCGGCGTTCCGGCACGCATGAGCAACTCGAGTTCGGACAGGCGTTGCTCGAGATGCTGGGTGCCCGCCTGACGCGCATAGAAGCGGTGCATTTCGACGATTGCTGGAAGGACGCCGGTGTAATCGATGAACGCGTCGGCCGATTGGCTGGGCGCCGCCGCTCCGTTCAACGCCGGCGACAGTGCCGGTTGGCCGCGCTGGGGCTGCGCCTGCGGCTGCTGTTGCGGGCGAGGCGCGGGGCCGGAAATTTCTGCGGGACCTTGGGCGGGACCCGGGCGCGGTCTCTGAGCGGCAGGCTGTGAATTTCGGTCCGGAGCGGCGCCGCTATTGCCTGGCTGGGCGGGGCGGCCGCCGGTCGTCACGTGTTGTTGGCCCGGTGCGTGGCCGCCGGAGTGAGCGGGCCCGAGATTTTCGATCTGGCCTCGCTCGAAGTTGACGCTGAACGTCATCGACTCGTCGTTGCGGTTGATCTTCTCGGTGAGGATGCTGCGGACTTCTTCGAGAATAGAGCGGTCGGGCGCGGAAAATCGCGAGAGGATCCCATCGTTCGAAGAGATCAGCAGATAGTGCGTTTTATCTTCGGGGCGAACCGCGAGGCCCGCGAATGCTAGTGCAATGAAACCAAGTACCACCGTTGCGCCGGTGGGCGTCAGCGGACCCCATGAGACATCCGGCCGCATCGAACCCAAAGTCATCAGGAGGAACAATGCCGCGAGCAGCCAGAAGAGCGCCGTCGGCCGCGCGGTGACGTGCGTTCCAACGCTGATCGTCGAAATGTTGGAGATCGCGATCGTTCGCGTCGGCGTCGACAGCACGCGGTGGTCGACACGCAGCGACGCGAACGTCTTCGTTGCCGCCGCGCTCTCTCTAATCTGTCCCGAAAACACCATCGCATGCCTGATCATGGGACAACGTAATAGTCCGAGCGGGAACATAGTCGATGCGGCACGGAAACAGAAGCCTCGGCGCCCGGTTACACAGGCTTTTCAGCTTGCGGGGACGTCGAGTTTGCGCGTCAAATCTTCGAATTCCCTACGCAACTCATCGCTTTTGAAGATTTGCTCGAAGCTTGGGGCTTCGAGTTTCTGAATTGCTTCGAACGATGTCGAGCTTTCGCGAATCAAATTTCGAAGCTGCACGCTCGCTTCCACCGTCTCATAGGTGTTGTCCGCGATCTTCAGGTCGTGCGTCGCCTTGAGGCGCGCTCCGGCAATCTGTTCGCGCTGCTGCTGCAGATAGCGCTTGTATGCTTTTGCCGCTTCATCGGCGACCTGCTGGCTCGCGCGGTTGGACTCGAGTGCGCGCTGCTGGTCGGGCCGATTTTCGGCTTTCATCAATTCGCCTGTCCGGGTACGCGCGGCTGCGATATCGGCGATGATGGCGTCGAGTTTCGGCAGATACTGCGTGTCGATTTTCGTGATGGTCGCGTCTTGCGCCTGGACCAGCATCGCAAAGAGGGCGGCGTGCATGGCGAAATAGCGCCGGGCCGCCTCCATGTTATCACCCGTCGTGCCGATCAGCTTTGCCAGTTGCCCGTCGATCATTTTCGCCGCGTTGAATACGGCAACGAGGCGAACGAGATCGCCCGAGAGCACGCTGTCGAGCAACAGATCGACTTGATCCGGAGCGAGATCGATGCCGGAGTTCTTCAGAGCCGAAGCGATCTCGGATTTTTGGCTTTTGATCTCGGCGTGGTTTGCTTCGATCCTTTTTTTGTTCTCCGTGATCTGGTCTTCGATCGAGGCGACCGTGTCATTCAGGATGCCGGGGAGCGTCGCGTCTTTGGGCGCAACGAGCTGCTTCTCCTTCAGCTTGACGTTCGCGTCCTCGAGTTCCCGGATGTTGTGACGTAGGACTTCCACCCGCTTTTGCACTTCGACGACTGGCGCGTTGGTGACGATCGCAAGGGCGGCATCGAGGAGATCGCGAACCTTGGCGTTGCGATCTTCGCGCGTCTCCTTCCAGAAGGGAGGAATGATGAATTCGTCGCGGCTCGGCAGTTTACTCGCGCCCACCCGCGTCGTTGCAGCATCCCTCAGGATCGCGTCAATCGCGGTCATCAGCGCCTTGGCCTGCTCGTACTGGGGATCGCCATCGCGCGGATCGGCGATCGCTGCGGGCGGCGTGGGCATCGCGGGCTTCGTCGATTTTTTAGTGGGATCGAGTGCGTTTTCGGGAGCTTCCGCCGCGGTCTTGCCTTCGACCGTCTTCAGCCAATCGGCAATGGCGTCGCGCTTCGCGGTCTGGGCGTTAACGCCGCTCGACAGCCCAAGCATCAAAATAATCGCGAGATATCGAGCCCTTGCGGGTCCCTGCTTTGCCGACATCGACGCCTCCACAGCCGCAATGGCGCGAAAATTCCGGCAAATCAATGGTGCCCGACGTACACGGTAGATGCAATCGAACGGGGGGCTCGCCAATGTTATCGAGCCGCCGCCGCGCGGATCAGGCGCTGGAAGTCCTCGTCGACGTTGCGGACATCGTCCAGCACCAGCATCTCCCGGAACGGCGGGGCGCTTTTGTTCGCCGGTTCCGCGGGTATGCTGCGATTGACGCCCGCAGGTCCAAAATTTGCGTAAAGACGCAGTTTTTTTGGCCCGGCATGCAACGCGGCGAAGGGGGTGGGGGCGGACATCATGACAAATGTGGCTGTCGCTGCAAATTCGGTCGCCGGGACGGCGCGGCCGACTTCGCGGAGAACATGCTCGGCAAGTGGCCGCAAGCCTTTGGCGTCGCTCAGGAGGTTCTGGATCGGGTCGCCGATCACTGGCGGCGGTGTTGGCGCCACAGGAGGCGGCGGTGGTTGAGGCTTCCAATCGCGGAATGGCCGTGCGCGGGCAGGTGGTTCTTCGGTTGCATCGCTCCTTGCGTCTCTCGCCGCATCTCTCACCGCGTTCCTGGGCGACGGTTGGCGGTTCGTCGTTCGCATCTGGCCGCCAGTGTCAGCATAAATGAGCTGACCATCGTTGTGGTGAATGCGCTCGAGCCACGAGGCCCACTGGAACTGAAAGCCCTGGTGACGAAGCCAATCGATGATGTCGTTGCGTTGGGTCAGGCCGGTTTCGCCGATCGCCGCCATCCAGCCGGGAAGGTCGCGGCCCGTGTCCT includes:
- a CDS encoding DUF1269 domain-containing protein; translation: MSDLIVIVYPTEAKAEEMRAKLLDLQNQYLLSIGDAVIAVRREDGKVKLNQLLNTTAAGAVTGGFWGTLVGLIFLMPLLGAAVGVASGALGGALADYGINDDFMKQLASKLKPGSAALFVEIRKMTEDKVLEAIRGTGGELLQTSLDHTKEQALREAISAHLPPPSEGSPTMPMEGAQPPNPNPTS
- a CDS encoding polysaccharide deacetylase family protein — protein: MRQPSIYIAALASLLAFAAYNPLSAEFEAGDSVKLDACAGDTTRLGVSRVVEIDPAAGGDIGGDYRGAQQLLNDGEVVLTFDDGPARSVTKPILKALADQCTKATFFMVGQMALSDPAMVREVAAAGHTVGTHTWSHKNLRAVSLAKAQQEIEASISTVSLAKGAPVAPLFRFPYLNGTKQTSGYLKDRDIGAIWVDVDSKDYLTRSPKVVEQRILAQLAKTKKGIILMHDIHAWTAAMLPDLLKELQQRGFKVVHFVPKGQIETIASYDDAALKAIAAKSAKKAANPIAARSIVWPMSPAPTPSEETDVAAMAPPGSKHKASRYKKISTKPSISDGLSGETSEAPASAAKTKKGSKPKEPDLPWSFFN
- a CDS encoding GNAT family N-acetyltransferase; amino-acid sequence: MAVSVMPVVASDEQEWLMLFRDYIAFYKASVPKDVIALTWRRLLAREDNMMALIARDAEGRAVGLAAIVFHRSTWSPTWYCYLEDLFVASDVRGQGVGQALIAATYAEADRRGADRTYWATQDDNATARKLYDRVGQLTEFVQYRR
- a CDS encoding DUF6232 family protein, whose amino-acid sequence is MIRHAMVFSGQIRESAAATKTFASLRVDHRVLSTPTRTIAISNISTISVGTHVTARPTALFWLLAALFLLMTLGSMRPDVSWGPLTPTGATVVLGFIALAFAGLAVRPEDKTHYLLISSNDGILSRFSAPDRSILEEVRSILTEKINRNDESMTFSVNFERGQIENLGPAHSGGHAPGQQHVTTGGRPAQPGNSGAAPDRNSQPAAQRPRPGPAQGPAEISGPAPRPQQQPQAQPQRGQPALSPALNGAAAPSQSADAFIDYTGVLPAIVEMHRFYARQAGTQHLEQRLSELELLMRAGTPTSAQKVRLRELSGEMSQILGAYPQAVELFDHIDGLV